A single genomic interval of Lathyrus oleraceus cultivar Zhongwan6 chromosome 7, CAAS_Psat_ZW6_1.0, whole genome shotgun sequence harbors:
- the LOC127101132 gene encoding aquaporin TIP1-2: MAISRIAIGSASEFGKADALKAALAEFISMLIFVFAGEGSGMAYNKLTDNGAATPAGLVAASLSHAFALFVAVSVGANISGGHVNPAVTFGAFVGGHITLVRGLLYWIAQLLGSVVACLLLTIATGGMETSAFSLSSGVGATNALVFEIVMTFGLVYTVYATAIDPKNGSLGTIAPIAIGFIVGANILAGGAFDGASMNPAVSFGPAVVSWTWANHWVYWAGPLIGSAIAAVVYETFFITPGSYEQLPVADY; this comes from the exons ATGGCGATTTCAAGAATTGCAATTGGAAGTGCTTCTGAGTTTGGCAAAGCTGATGCACTCAAAGCTGCATTAGCTGAGTTCATTTCAATGCTCATTTTTGTCTTTGCAGGAGAAGGCTCTGGCATGGCATATA ATAAGCTTACGGATAATGGTGCAGCAACACCAGCTGGGTTGGTAGCTGCATCACTATCACATGCTTTTGCTCTTTTTGTTGCTGTTTCTGTTGGTGCTAACATCTCTGGTGGACATGTTAACCCTGCTGTTACTTTTGGTGCTTTTGTTGGTGGACATATTACACTTGTTAGAGGTCTTTTGTATTGGATTGCTCAGTTGCTTGGTTCTGTTGTTGCTTGTTTGCTTCTTACGATTGCCACTGGTGGAATG GAAACATCTGCATTCTCATTATCTTCAGGAGTAGGAGCAACAAATGCACTTGTGTTTGAGATTGTGATGACTTTTGGTTTGGTTTACACAGTTTATGCAACAGCAATAGATCCAAAGAATGGTAGTCTCGGAACAATTGCTCCAATCGCAATTGGTTTCATTGTTGGTGCCAACATTTTGGCAGGTGGGGCTTTTGATGGTGCATCTATGAACCCAGCAGTTTCGTTTGGGCCTGCTGTTGTTAGCTGGACTTGGGCTAATCATTGGGTCTATTGGGCCGGCCCATTGATTGGTTCTGCTATTGCTGCAGTTGTTTATGAGACTTTCTTCATCACCCCTGGCTCTTATGAACAGTTACCTGTTGCAGATTATTAA